The following are encoded together in the Pectobacterium wasabiae CFBP 3304 genome:
- a CDS encoding cation:dicarboxylate symporter family transporter produces the protein MSTKTPVWKGLTFQVLAAMALGIALGFAAPELAAKFKILGDIFLKLIKTAVAPLIFFTVVHGIASAGDIKKVGKIGVRALIYFELVSTFALALGLGWANLIDIGSGIHAGSISQTATAAVDSVIAKGHMPTTTMDFIYGIFPDNFIGAFAGGQLLQVLVVSLIFGFALLALPHEKRIVIENGMNRISECFFEFINLIMKLAPIGAFGSVAYAVGSNGSSVLLSLLNLVLMFYAAVAFFIVVILGSICRFAGFSLTRFLKYIRDEIVIVLGTASSESALPRLLQKLERFGCSRQSVGLILPTGYAFNLDGTSIYMSMCTLFIANAYGVDLSWQQQMGILLIMLVTSKGAAAVSGGSFVVFAATVATVGNLPIEGLALIFGVYRFMSMAIALCNTIGNSVATIVVAKWCGEYSPQPDDALDSTLLAQESRPAS, from the coding sequence ATGTCGACAAAAACACCTGTCTGGAAAGGTCTGACATTTCAGGTTCTGGCGGCGATGGCACTGGGTATCGCCCTCGGTTTTGCCGCGCCGGAATTGGCAGCAAAGTTTAAAATACTCGGTGATATCTTTCTGAAGCTCATCAAGACCGCCGTCGCGCCGCTCATCTTTTTCACGGTAGTGCATGGCATCGCCTCCGCTGGGGATATCAAGAAAGTGGGCAAAATCGGCGTGCGCGCGCTGATCTATTTTGAACTGGTTTCTACCTTCGCCCTCGCTCTCGGCCTCGGCTGGGCAAATCTTATTGATATTGGTTCAGGCATTCATGCTGGGAGTATCAGCCAGACGGCGACCGCCGCCGTTGACTCTGTAATAGCAAAAGGCCACATGCCTACCACCACGATGGATTTTATCTACGGTATTTTCCCCGATAACTTCATTGGTGCCTTCGCTGGTGGGCAGCTCTTACAAGTACTGGTGGTCTCACTGATTTTTGGGTTTGCTTTACTTGCACTCCCCCACGAAAAACGCATCGTGATTGAAAATGGCATGAACCGCATCTCGGAATGCTTCTTCGAGTTCATCAACTTAATCATGAAATTAGCCCCGATTGGCGCATTCGGCTCCGTAGCTTATGCGGTGGGAAGTAACGGCAGCAGCGTGCTGCTATCTCTGCTGAATCTGGTATTAATGTTTTATGCCGCTGTCGCCTTTTTCATCGTCGTCATTCTGGGCAGCATCTGCCGATTTGCAGGATTCAGCCTCACCCGCTTTCTTAAATACATCCGTGATGAGATCGTGATTGTGCTGGGAACAGCCTCGTCCGAAAGTGCGCTACCTCGGCTGTTGCAGAAATTAGAGCGTTTCGGTTGTTCGCGGCAGAGCGTAGGGCTGATTCTCCCAACCGGCTACGCATTCAATCTCGACGGAACCAGCATTTACATGTCGATGTGTACGTTGTTTATCGCCAATGCCTACGGCGTCGATCTGAGCTGGCAACAACAAATGGGCATTCTTCTTATCATGCTGGTGACGTCAAAAGGTGCCGCGGCCGTCTCTGGCGGCAGCTTCGTGGTGTTCGCGGCAACGGTGGCAACAGTGGGTAATCTGCCGATAGAAGGGCTGGCGTTAATTTTCGGTGTCTATCGCTTTATGTCTATGGCGATTGCGTTGTGCAACACCATCGGAAACAGCGTGGCCACTATCGTCGTTGCAAAATGGTGCGGGGAATATTCACCTCAGCCTGACGATGCACTGGACAGCACACTCCTCGCTCAGGAAAGCCGCCCTGCTAGCTAA
- a CDS encoding tyrosine-type recombinase/integrase yields the protein MVLSAIAVRHAKAIGKAYTLPDDNGLSLSVSPNGGKSWHFRYYWLGKQKRLSLGTYPKVSLQEARNLRDETKALLDAGINPQSARKQKRYAIQLAVENDFESVFKKWAEYRSLELKEDKKGTLSQIQRTFNNDILPQIGKMPIYDIRRIDLLKILSKIEQRRAFTTAEKARSWLGQLFRYAVVKIDGLDVNPAMDLKEVALPKPPEIHNPFLHMSELPSFLSKLRKYSGNETTQLGIRLLFLTGVRTGELRLATPEQFDLERGLWLIPPEEVKQLQKSMRKNRKRPQDIPPYIVPLSAQAIEIIRYLIDKVKPAQHYLLPHYYNLQERMSENTLNNALKRMGYKDKLTGHGIRGTISTALNEIGYPKVWVDAQLSHADPNKVSSAYNHASYVEPRRRMMQDWADRLDLLEQGFVESAMKHLTIYIAGIPTMLDTDSNLPIPPVTTTPPAATSTSIVATNDENNNNQTFQRLSPLPPKYSGKDASEKIITEIQKKRIDMLNIYEKPHNLSVSQFAKLAGKSRDQINREIKANKLLTINIGNRGQRIPDWQLDPIKKKLIQAVLKSSDKADSWTVYQVLSNRNKILDNQSPIDVVNSKNLDMIVTIINKVTSTHLF from the coding sequence ATGGTACTTTCTGCTATAGCGGTTCGCCATGCAAAAGCAATTGGCAAAGCCTATACACTCCCAGATGATAATGGCCTTTCTCTTTCCGTCTCACCAAACGGTGGGAAATCTTGGCATTTCCGCTATTACTGGCTAGGTAAACAAAAACGCCTATCTCTTGGCACCTACCCCAAAGTGTCACTGCAAGAAGCCAGAAACCTGCGAGATGAAACGAAAGCTTTGTTAGATGCGGGAATAAACCCTCAGTCTGCTCGTAAGCAAAAACGCTATGCTATACAGCTAGCTGTCGAAAATGATTTTGAATCCGTGTTCAAAAAATGGGCTGAATATAGATCTTTAGAACTCAAAGAGGATAAAAAAGGAACCCTTTCCCAAATTCAGCGCACATTTAATAACGACATCTTACCCCAAATTGGCAAGATGCCTATTTATGACATCCGTCGTATAGATCTATTAAAAATCTTATCCAAGATTGAACAGCGAAGAGCATTTACAACAGCAGAAAAAGCACGCAGTTGGCTTGGGCAATTATTTCGCTATGCTGTGGTAAAAATAGATGGTCTTGATGTTAACCCTGCTATGGATCTGAAAGAAGTTGCGCTACCAAAACCGCCAGAAATTCACAATCCATTCTTACACATGTCAGAGTTACCGTCATTTTTAAGTAAATTGCGTAAATACTCAGGTAATGAAACTACACAACTTGGTATTCGCTTACTTTTTCTTACCGGGGTTCGCACTGGCGAATTACGTCTCGCTACACCAGAACAGTTCGATTTAGAGCGTGGTCTTTGGCTTATTCCTCCCGAAGAGGTGAAGCAACTACAAAAAAGCATGCGAAAAAATAGAAAACGACCACAGGATATCCCTCCTTATATTGTTCCTTTATCTGCACAGGCAATTGAAATAATCAGGTATTTGATAGATAAAGTTAAACCAGCCCAGCACTATTTATTGCCACATTACTATAACTTACAAGAGCGTATGAGTGAAAACACTCTCAATAATGCTCTGAAACGTATGGGTTATAAAGATAAACTCACAGGCCATGGTATACGTGGCACAATTTCAACAGCACTGAACGAAATTGGTTACCCTAAAGTTTGGGTAGATGCCCAGCTTTCTCATGCTGATCCAAATAAAGTTAGCTCTGCATATAACCATGCTAGCTATGTAGAGCCACGTAGACGTATGATGCAAGATTGGGCTGACAGGCTCGATTTATTAGAGCAAGGATTTGTTGAATCAGCAATGAAGCATTTGACTATCTATATCGCTGGAATTCCCACTATGCTGGATACAGATAGTAATTTACCTATACCACCAGTAACAACAACTCCTCCAGCAGCCACTTCGACTTCTATAGTTGCAACAAATGATGAAAATAACAACAACCAAACATTCCAACGACTTTCACCTCTACCACCAAAATATAGTGGGAAAGATGCATCCGAAAAAATCATCACAGAAATACAAAAAAAACGCATAGACATGCTTAACATATATGAAAAACCGCACAATCTATCAGTATCCCAATTCGCTAAACTGGCTGGTAAATCTCGAGACCAAATTAACCGGGAGATAAAAGCGAATAAATTACTAACAATAAACATCGGCAATCGTGGGCAACGTATTCCAGATTGGCAACTCGATCCTATAAAGAAAAAATTGATTCAGGCGGTACTTAAATCATCAGATAAAGCAGACTCATGGACAGTTTATCAAGTTTTATCTAATAGAAATAAAATATTAGATAACCAATCTCCTATTGATGTAGTTAATTCCAAAAACCTAGACATGATAGTTACAATAATCAATAAAGTTACAAGCACTCACCTCTTTTAG
- a CDS encoding LysR family transcriptional regulator produces MRIRHLHYFLVVAEEQSFARAAARVHIEPSPLSRAIKELEQQLGVQLLHRNKGRIRLTWPGEVFREEAQRIVNFIENAKTRVHAAAKGYRGRLRIGLCDSLAQPRLTQLLARCREEEPRTEIRITEMSVNEMLQALAHDQIDAGFTIDDISLSGYTKQPVWSERPAVAIPRNHPLLSLEFISVAEAFRYPLVLCHPERCAGDITSSDAGLMTHHYHNLILPSTFPATNRCSCW; encoded by the coding sequence ATGAGGATCCGTCACTTACATTATTTTTTGGTTGTTGCAGAAGAACAGAGCTTCGCAAGAGCCGCCGCCAGAGTCCATATAGAACCATCACCACTATCCCGTGCGATTAAGGAACTGGAACAACAGCTTGGGGTTCAATTGCTGCACCGTAACAAAGGCCGTATTCGACTGACATGGCCTGGGGAGGTATTCCGCGAGGAAGCTCAACGTATTGTTAACTTTATCGAAAACGCCAAAACACGTGTACATGCTGCAGCGAAAGGTTACAGAGGCAGGCTCCGTATAGGCCTATGCGACAGCCTGGCTCAACCTCGGCTGACACAATTACTTGCCCGATGCCGAGAAGAAGAACCACGTACAGAAATACGTATCACCGAGATGTCCGTCAACGAAATGCTTCAGGCTCTGGCTCACGACCAAATAGATGCAGGGTTCACTATTGACGATATCAGCCTCTCTGGCTACACCAAACAACCAGTCTGGAGTGAACGTCCTGCTGTCGCCATTCCACGTAATCATCCCCTCCTTTCTCTAGAGTTTATTTCTGTCGCCGAAGCATTTCGCTATCCTCTAGTCCTCTGCCATCCAGAACGATGCGCAGGGGATATAACGTCATCCGACGCTGGTTTAATGACGCATCATTATCACAACCTAATATTGCCGAGTACATTTCCGGCCACGAATCGATGCTCATGCTGGTAG
- a CDS encoding AlpA family transcriptional regulator, translating into MNAENTTPLPEHRILRRPEVEAKTGFKRAHIYNLMKEGRFPKPIRLGVRAVGWDSVEIDRWITDRLKERI; encoded by the coding sequence ATGAACGCTGAGAACACGACACCACTACCAGAGCACCGTATTTTGCGTCGCCCCGAAGTTGAGGCTAAAACCGGGTTCAAACGCGCCCATATCTATAACCTAATGAAAGAAGGTCGCTTTCCTAAGCCAATACGCCTCGGTGTACGAGCAGTAGGCTGGGATTCGGTCGAAATTGATCGGTGGATCACTGACCGTCTCAAAGAACGCATCTGA
- a CDS encoding type II toxin-antitoxin system HicA family toxin gives MSHLHELARGHKQLLPLIEYALQEGWEVVRTSGGHLKFTKPGMPPIFTSSTASDYRAGRNARALLRRTQHQFATDESSPDKGGHHA, from the coding sequence ATGTCTCACCTCCATGAATTAGCTCGGGGCCACAAGCAACTACTACCGCTGATCGAATACGCACTGCAAGAAGGCTGGGAGGTTGTGCGTACCTCTGGTGGGCATTTGAAGTTCACCAAGCCCGGTATGCCACCGATCTTCACCAGTTCGACAGCTAGCGACTATCGTGCCGGGCGTAATGCGCGCGCCTTACTACGGCGAACACAACACCAGTTTGCTACTGACGAATCCTCTCCTGACAAGGGGGGCCACCATGCCTGA
- a CDS encoding ParB family protein — MPDISVQDLAGKLLSEGFTSKAPIAEVLSAPIAETAMVITLDELSPYELDPRLTRNPLYDEIKASIRERGLDSPPSITQRPGAKGYIIRNGGNTRLSILRELWTETRDERFFRIPCLFRPWPERGEIIALTGHLAENELHGGLSFIERALGVNKARELYEEETGKSLSQSELARRLKADGYPVPQPHISRMQEAIQYLLPAIPTVLYAGLGRHQVEQLTSLRRAAERAWSARSTNTHHHIDFTTLFQDVLVMFDSTPGNFSVQRVQDELIGQMADLLEMEYDTLAFEITDTDRRWQLLSNEAPSAEPGASTLQEKTPLPVTPPGVTSESTSPRNIEPSTTSKASTQPAQPPSEPVGRASQDKSATGNDEHATLLQQHVVSPAGTTERLQSIQRLVADHTGETLPDFERNILQSIPIQADSLYPITDIWHIEASLDEPSRLRTHIAQFAAEIAHEVGAQDAIEPYENGIGFSCKCADDRVNTDTSASMVLALLHALSAPYLPATHPFSDTTSSIRFGLLGHLLQGILDASNDANDAPQRLNDSALVKLFRLLRLTRRLIDIENGTQDDGDVIPGS, encoded by the coding sequence ATGCCTGATATTTCCGTACAAGACCTTGCCGGCAAACTTCTGAGCGAAGGCTTCACGAGCAAAGCACCCATTGCAGAGGTGTTGAGCGCACCTATTGCAGAAACGGCAATGGTTATCACGCTTGATGAGCTATCACCGTATGAGCTTGATCCACGACTAACGCGCAACCCGCTCTACGACGAGATCAAAGCCTCAATACGCGAGCGCGGACTCGACTCACCGCCCTCCATCACTCAGCGCCCAGGGGCAAAGGGCTATATCATTCGCAACGGAGGCAATACCAGACTCTCGATCCTGCGCGAACTCTGGACTGAGACCAGAGACGAACGCTTTTTCCGCATTCCATGCCTGTTCCGCCCATGGCCGGAACGCGGTGAAATCATCGCATTAACGGGGCATCTGGCTGAGAACGAGCTGCACGGTGGCCTGTCATTTATTGAACGTGCCCTGGGCGTCAATAAAGCACGGGAGCTTTATGAAGAAGAGACCGGGAAATCACTGTCACAGTCAGAGCTGGCCCGCCGACTCAAGGCCGATGGCTACCCTGTCCCCCAGCCCCATATCAGTCGCATGCAAGAGGCCATTCAATACTTGCTTCCGGCCATCCCTACTGTGCTTTATGCCGGGCTGGGAAGGCATCAGGTAGAGCAGTTGACCAGCCTGCGGCGTGCTGCTGAACGGGCCTGGTCCGCTCGCAGCACCAACACACACCACCACATCGACTTCACCACCTTGTTTCAGGATGTGTTGGTGATGTTCGACAGCACACCGGGCAATTTCAGTGTCCAGCGCGTACAGGATGAGTTGATTGGACAAATGGCCGATCTGCTGGAGATGGAATACGACACGCTGGCATTCGAGATCACCGACACCGATCGGCGTTGGCAGTTACTCAGCAATGAAGCACCATCGGCTGAGCCTGGGGCATCGACGCTGCAAGAGAAGACGCCATTACCCGTCACGCCGCCCGGCGTTACATCGGAATCCACGTCGCCCAGGAACATCGAGCCATCAACGACCAGCAAGGCGTCTACACAACCGGCACAGCCCCCTTCTGAACCTGTTGGCCGCGCCTCACAAGACAAATCTGCGACAGGAAACGACGAGCATGCCACGCTACTGCAACAGCATGTTGTTTCTCCTGCTGGCACAACCGAACGGCTGCAGTCGATTCAGCGGCTGGTCGCTGACCATACTGGCGAGACCCTGCCGGACTTCGAACGCAATATCTTGCAATCCATCCCTATCCAGGCCGATAGCCTGTATCCGATCACTGATATCTGGCACATTGAAGCATCACTGGATGAACCTTCTCGACTACGCACCCATATTGCGCAGTTTGCCGCAGAAATCGCCCATGAAGTCGGTGCACAAGATGCTATTGAGCCCTACGAAAATGGCATCGGATTCAGTTGCAAATGCGCCGATGACCGTGTCAACACAGATACGTCAGCATCCATGGTGCTGGCGCTGCTGCACGCTCTGAGCGCCCCCTATCTGCCCGCCACACATCCGTTTTCAGATACCACGTCTTCGATCCGGTTTGGGCTACTCGGGCATTTGTTGCAGGGGATACTGGACGCGAGCAATGACGCCAACGATGCACCACAGCGGCTCAATGACAGCGCACTGGTGAAGCTGTTCCGATTGCTACGGCTGACCCGCAGGCTGATCGACATTGAGAACGGCACACAGGATGACGGCGACGTCATTCCCGGATCATGA
- a CDS encoding DUF2857 domain-containing protein, with the protein MTGPHPLNQAVIAQALHDLRNGQLRRAKSMGFDDTDLDALKHPAMASVLANANVSWCSVVVNRDVLRRLLHQVDDVTEEVARIDRLLRLGASTELISKFFGLTHQEIALRRSVIGLPKRKGRHPVLTEEQDTNLWHRWSAAAKSQKVALNDDMAMLDIAAELAEATDLPLSVIWSAIRGWIDEGQTR; encoded by the coding sequence ATGACCGGTCCACACCCTCTCAATCAGGCTGTCATCGCACAGGCACTGCATGATCTGCGCAATGGCCAATTGCGCAGAGCCAAGTCCATGGGATTCGATGACACCGACCTTGACGCACTGAAACATCCTGCCATGGCAAGTGTGCTGGCCAACGCTAACGTGTCCTGGTGCTCCGTCGTGGTCAATCGAGATGTACTGCGTCGCCTCCTGCATCAGGTCGACGATGTAACCGAGGAAGTCGCCAGAATCGACCGGCTTCTGCGCCTGGGTGCCAGTACCGAACTTATCAGCAAGTTCTTCGGGCTCACCCATCAGGAAATCGCGTTGCGCCGCAGCGTGATCGGATTGCCAAAAAGGAAAGGTCGCCATCCGGTTCTGACCGAAGAGCAGGATACCAATCTTTGGCACCGCTGGTCTGCCGCAGCCAAGTCACAAAAAGTGGCACTCAATGACGATATGGCTATGCTGGATATCGCAGCGGAGCTTGCCGAAGCCACGGATCTGCCGCTGTCCGTTATCTGGAGTGCCATACGCGGATGGATTGATGAAGGGCAGACCAGATGA
- a CDS encoding STY4528 family pathogenicity island replication protein — MTGGQPRTNGPIRLNELFDQAFSRLQPQSAKPVQSASSPAATDGFLFSGNHHDSVPRALLMDGRLTPLERNGWQVFRLMLAEDGITAMPTYDQLAPWLASMPCAAKASHETVARTLTMLRLTRWISLVRRRRDPRTGRILGNLYVLHDEPLTPYEAIQLDADYLALVSQSLVHASKSVQRVGMYTLQEMSQDSMLSGQVLPTRLQVLTQRLAAQGWRMDSRYPQDMNDHNSEEGITPPLRNNGDLTSDSKSGLSASKINPLRNPKSISTVHIKENNKKILTVPRAQELGMLSFPERFMALKAEQQSGALAALQSVEPGLHQSVLDEWDARCTTTTIRNPAGYLFGIIQKALRGDFRAWAGQKDNTQITPATKPREAPPPPQPPAANRDVALAHLARLRKLLDAP; from the coding sequence ATGACGGGTGGCCAGCCACGCACAAACGGCCCCATCCGGCTGAATGAGTTGTTCGACCAGGCGTTCTCCCGTCTGCAACCGCAATCTGCGAAGCCGGTTCAATCCGCCTCATCGCCTGCGGCAACGGATGGTTTCCTCTTCAGCGGCAATCACCACGACAGTGTGCCACGGGCACTACTGATGGACGGGCGGCTCACACCGCTTGAACGCAACGGCTGGCAAGTTTTCCGGTTGATGCTCGCAGAAGATGGTATCACCGCGATGCCAACGTACGATCAGCTCGCCCCCTGGCTCGCTTCCATGCCGTGCGCGGCCAAAGCGTCTCACGAAACAGTCGCACGCACCCTGACGATGCTGCGCCTGACCCGATGGATCAGCCTGGTCAGGCGCAGACGTGATCCACGCACAGGCCGCATTCTGGGCAACCTCTATGTCCTGCATGATGAGCCACTCACGCCCTATGAGGCAATCCAGCTTGACGCCGACTACCTGGCGCTGGTCAGCCAGTCTCTGGTTCATGCCAGCAAATCTGTCCAGCGTGTCGGCATGTATACGCTACAGGAGATGTCCCAGGACTCGATGCTCAGCGGCCAGGTACTGCCAACCCGATTGCAGGTGCTGACGCAGCGTCTGGCCGCACAGGGCTGGCGCATGGATTCACGTTACCCACAGGATATGAACGATCACAATTCCGAAGAAGGGATAACGCCCCCTCTTCGGAATAATGGCGACCTGACTTCGGATTCCAAATCAGGCCTGAGCGCCAGCAAAATCAACCCACTTCGGAATCCGAAGAGCATAAGTACAGTACATATAAAAGAAAATAATAAAAAAATACTTACAGTACCGCGTGCGCAAGAGCTTGGAATGCTGAGTTTCCCGGAGCGTTTTATGGCACTCAAGGCTGAGCAGCAATCCGGTGCGCTGGCCGCATTACAGTCGGTTGAACCCGGTTTGCACCAATCCGTCCTTGACGAATGGGATGCCCGTTGCACGACAACCACCATTCGCAATCCTGCGGGCTATCTGTTTGGCATCATCCAGAAAGCCCTGCGTGGTGATTTCCGAGCCTGGGCTGGGCAGAAGGACAACACACAAATAACGCCTGCCACCAAACCACGTGAAGCGCCTCCTCCACCGCAGCCGCCTGCGGCAAACAGAGATGTCGCACTGGCCCATCTGGCACGGTTGCGCAAATTGCTGGATGCCCCCTGA
- a CDS encoding PFL_4669 family integrating conjugative element protein: protein MAHENNATESLQLNLGSLRSAMSLTLHTHHASRIWHGRAAAEGKPSIVGLNGFVSIMNKLKRGAEQDDPYSDWWMLRIEDKLALTKEQLQSLRQQVDQALADVPSALSLGENMNVQPVKLPLFVSSQLGFMAVYLLADYDDLARRLILAHHTALIDRSTLERWLNDGAHALRSLFSLAQQYRYSGTQRDDFAANNAAARAAVEKFGELPQDVLEGARRSRFAPPLIRRGQTHMAHSGTTNQTPSHEDEPADAPASASEKPTEGAQNSEDDHA from the coding sequence ATGGCCCACGAAAACAATGCCACTGAATCCTTGCAATTGAACCTGGGGTCATTGCGCAGTGCGATGTCACTGACCCTGCATACTCACCACGCATCGCGTATTTGGCACGGACGCGCAGCCGCAGAAGGCAAACCCAGCATCGTCGGCTTGAACGGATTTGTCTCCATCATGAACAAGCTCAAGCGCGGGGCCGAGCAGGACGATCCCTACTCCGACTGGTGGATGTTGCGCATCGAAGACAAGCTGGCGCTCACCAAAGAACAGCTCCAGAGCTTGCGCCAACAAGTGGATCAGGCACTGGCAGACGTACCGTCCGCGCTAAGCCTTGGAGAAAACATGAATGTGCAACCCGTCAAGCTGCCACTGTTCGTCTCCTCGCAACTGGGCTTTATGGCGGTCTATTTACTGGCAGACTACGACGATCTTGCCCGCCGCCTGATCCTGGCCCACCACACCGCATTGATCGACCGATCAACTCTCGAACGTTGGCTTAACGACGGTGCCCATGCCCTGCGCAGTCTCTTCAGTCTGGCACAGCAATACCGCTACTCCGGTACCCAGCGTGACGACTTTGCCGCCAACAATGCCGCAGCCCGTGCCGCAGTGGAAAAGTTCGGAGAACTGCCGCAGGACGTACTCGAAGGCGCGCGCCGTTCACGCTTCGCACCACCTTTGATCCGTCGTGGACAAACGCATATGGCGCACTCAGGCACCACGAATCAAACACCCTCACACGAGGACGAGCCTGCGGATGCCCCTGCCAGCGCCAGCGAAAAGCCAACCGAAGGTGCACAAAATAGCGAGGATGACCACGCATGA
- a CDS encoding DUF3158 family protein, producing MSTSTRFTMLEQTAFQQLEHAGYLKGLLKPFKGKGALEVWASQCEALRDGLIVLAQRQVLAQARSHPFNLLPTQLAQQTTGAGTTFLRWRNLDRSSMGVALWQEVMVNPATPPGLISDLHAMEVQRAVLNMQVSLLHTLTRQARDCASKLVHADEVYLRRTGHQADLSQPHPGEDRMIYPASVQRR from the coding sequence ATGAGCACATCGACACGTTTCACCATGCTGGAACAGACCGCCTTCCAGCAGTTGGAACATGCAGGCTACCTAAAAGGCCTTTTAAAACCTTTTAAAGGTAAAGGGGCACTCGAAGTCTGGGCCAGCCAATGCGAGGCACTGCGCGACGGCCTGATCGTGCTGGCGCAGCGGCAGGTTCTGGCGCAGGCACGCAGCCATCCCTTCAACCTGCTACCGACGCAACTGGCCCAGCAAACCACTGGCGCAGGCACCACTTTTCTGCGCTGGCGCAACCTCGACCGCAGCAGCATGGGCGTGGCCCTGTGGCAAGAAGTGATGGTCAACCCAGCCACGCCACCCGGACTCATCAGCGATTTACATGCAATGGAAGTCCAGCGAGCCGTGCTGAACATGCAGGTTAGCCTGTTGCACACACTCACACGCCAGGCCAGGGACTGCGCCAGCAAACTGGTTCATGCCGACGAAGTTTATCTGCGCCGGACAGGCCATCAGGCAGATCTGAGCCAGCCACATCCAGGTGAAGACCGCATGATATATCCGGCATCGGTACAACGCCGTTGA
- a CDS encoding single-stranded DNA-binding protein: MSTHFSGEGNIGSAPEFHEYPNGNEEPRRVLRLNVYFDNPVPGKSSAFEDRGGFWRPVDWWHRDAEQFAELFQKGMRVVVSGRVERDDWTDENNNPRTTYRVNARSVGILPYRIEAIILSPKPGAADPVSQAE; this comes from the coding sequence ATGAGTACACATTTCAGCGGCGAGGGAAATATCGGCTCTGCGCCAGAATTCCACGAATATCCCAACGGTAACGAAGAACCACGTCGGGTGCTGCGCCTGAACGTCTACTTCGACAACCCCGTCCCCGGCAAGAGCAGTGCCTTTGAAGATCGCGGCGGCTTCTGGCGGCCGGTTGACTGGTGGCATCGTGACGCGGAACAATTCGCCGAGCTGTTCCAGAAAGGCATGCGAGTCGTGGTCAGCGGACGTGTAGAGCGAGATGACTGGACCGATGAGAACAACAATCCGCGTACGACTTATCGAGTCAATGCACGCAGTGTTGGTATCCTCCCTTACCGGATCGAGGCTATCATCCTGAGCCCCAAGCCGGGGGCCGCAGATCCGGTGTCTCAGGCCGAGTAA